Proteins encoded together in one Desulfomonilaceae bacterium window:
- a CDS encoding nitroreductase family protein, translated as MNLFEIDQTKCQRDGFCVSDCPAQIIEMKTKESFPAPIDGADEFCIKCGHCVAVCPHAAISLNFLKPDQCEPVSKDFVPSPEETAYLMKSRRSIRRYKQKPVDRSTLTDLIQVANHAPSGHNSQPVHWLVIENKEDMRSLAAIVIDWMKFVVKAQPEFAKMMSFDHVISAWGLGKDRVLRDAPHMIVAHGLSSLPPTQTACVIALTYMELYAASKGLGTCWAGYFNAAANFFDPMKQALALPAGHQTFGALMIGYPSNTYHRIPTRNKPRVTWR; from the coding sequence ATGAACCTTTTTGAAATTGATCAAACAAAATGCCAACGTGATGGTTTTTGTGTTTCTGACTGCCCTGCTCAGATCATTGAGATGAAAACCAAGGAATCTTTCCCAGCGCCAATCGATGGGGCGGACGAGTTTTGCATAAAATGCGGGCATTGCGTGGCCGTGTGCCCCCACGCCGCTATCTCGCTCAACTTTTTAAAACCGGACCAATGCGAGCCCGTATCAAAAGATTTTGTCCCATCCCCCGAAGAAACCGCATACCTGATGAAATCAAGACGTTCTATCCGGAGATATAAGCAGAAACCGGTTGATAGATCGACTTTAACGGATTTGATACAAGTCGCCAATCATGCGCCGTCTGGTCACAACTCCCAGCCGGTTCATTGGCTTGTCATTGAAAACAAGGAAGATATGAGGTCGTTGGCCGCTATCGTAATAGATTGGATGAAATTCGTTGTAAAAGCTCAACCGGAGTTTGCGAAGATGATGAGCTTTGATCACGTAATCTCAGCCTGGGGACTTGGTAAAGACAGGGTCTTGAGGGACGCTCCTCACATGATAGTCGCCCACGGTCTTTCCAGCTTACCGCCTACGCAGACAGCCTGCGTGATAGCGCTTACATACATGGAACTCTATGCCGCTTCAAAAGGACTTGGGACATGCTGGGCCGGATATTTCAACGCTGCCGCCAATTTCTTTGACCCCATGAAGCAGGCCCTTGCGCTGCCTGCGGGTCATCAGACGTTTGGCGCTTTAATGATCGGTTATCCATCGAACACATATCATCGGATTCCAACCAGGAATAAGCCTAGAGTAACATGGCGCTAG
- a CDS encoding alanine--glyoxylate aminotransferase family protein: protein MDHKIGPVNNRHRINTSQLDLPPRLLLGPGPSNYDNRVRQALSTNEIGHLDPKFIELMNENQELLRYIWQTDNAFTIPVSGTGSAAMEATLANLVEPDDIVLIGVNGYFGERLCDMASRNRADVRRIDKDWGEVFTLEEIGEALETHRPAILGLIHAETATGACQPMEGIGKLCREFDCLLLLDTVTSLGGVPVFLDHWHVDVAYSGSQKCISCPPGISPLTFGPRAVEKLNHRKTKVANWYLDMSLLGKYWGAERTYHHTAPVNMNFALREALRIIAEEGLENRWERHLRNAKALWEGLEDLGIGLHVSEDYRLPSLTTALVPDDVDAKAVTAYLLENFNIEISGAFGPLAGKVWRIGLMGHNSRHENVILLLAAMKEALESA from the coding sequence ATGGATCATAAAATTGGCCCCGTAAACAATAGACATCGGATCAACACATCTCAGTTGGATCTTCCTCCCCGTCTTCTGCTGGGCCCCGGTCCCTCAAATTACGACAATCGGGTTCGTCAAGCCCTGTCTACAAACGAAATAGGTCATCTGGACCCCAAATTCATAGAACTAATGAACGAAAATCAGGAGCTTCTCCGTTACATCTGGCAGACGGACAACGCCTTTACAATACCGGTCAGTGGAACCGGGAGCGCTGCGATGGAGGCTACTCTGGCGAACCTTGTCGAACCCGACGATATCGTCCTTATCGGTGTCAATGGCTATTTCGGGGAAAGGCTTTGCGACATGGCCTCCCGAAACAGAGCGGACGTGCGTCGAATAGACAAGGACTGGGGTGAAGTTTTCACACTGGAGGAAATAGGAGAGGCTCTTGAAACTCATCGGCCCGCAATTCTGGGTTTGATCCACGCGGAAACCGCCACCGGCGCGTGTCAGCCAATGGAAGGAATAGGAAAGCTTTGCCGTGAATTCGATTGCCTGTTGTTGCTCGACACAGTGACAAGTCTAGGAGGGGTTCCTGTCTTCCTTGACCACTGGCACGTTGATGTCGCTTACAGCGGCAGCCAAAAGTGTATCAGTTGTCCTCCCGGTATTTCGCCTCTCACTTTCGGGCCGCGAGCCGTTGAGAAATTGAATCATCGGAAAACGAAGGTCGCCAACTGGTACCTTGACATGAGCCTTTTAGGAAAATATTGGGGGGCGGAACGAACCTATCATCATACAGCGCCGGTAAACATGAATTTCGCCCTGCGGGAAGCTCTACGAATAATAGCTGAAGAAGGGCTTGAAAACCGGTGGGAACGCCATCTGCGAAATGCGAAGGCTTTATGGGAAGGGCTGGAAGACCTCGGTATTGGTCTCCATGTCTCTGAAGATTACCGTTTACCAAGCCTTACCACAGCCCTTGTTCCTGACGACGTGGACGCAAAGGCTGTCACCGCGTACCTGTTAGAGAATTTTAACATTGAAATTTCCGGAGCCTTTGGCCCTCTGGCTGGAAAAGTCTGGCGCATAGGTTTAATGGGGCACAACAGCCGCCATGAAAATGTTATTCTCCTGCTGGCGGCCATGAAGGAGGCTCTTGAATCCGCATGA
- a CDS encoding MBL fold metallo-hydrolase codes for MIEISDFGEVRQIKLASELDGDPYYWVSAYLIDGLLIDTGCSKTLKDFSEFLETAKVDIVVNTHSHEDHIGGNRMIQEKFGWPVYASELAIPAIKNPPKILWYSEQAWGRAEPSEPKPVANVIETQRFSFEVIETPGHSPDHVALVEKNEGWVFSGDLFIDRRLSVAGPGMNVSDMLASMKKLIDLMDDDSMLFTSLRTVRRDGRKTLQDFILRFERLREDARALRSRGLEVREIVDKIFGGESMFAAITNDLFSSANLVRLLLED; via the coding sequence ATGATAGAAATTAGTGATTTTGGAGAAGTCAGACAGATCAAGCTGGCGTCAGAATTAGACGGCGACCCGTATTACTGGGTTTCCGCGTATTTAATCGACGGACTCTTGATCGATACGGGATGTTCAAAAACCCTCAAAGATTTTTCAGAATTCCTGGAAACCGCAAAAGTCGACATAGTCGTTAATACTCACAGCCACGAGGACCATATCGGCGGTAATCGCATGATTCAGGAAAAGTTTGGATGGCCGGTATACGCTAGCGAGTTGGCGATCCCCGCTATCAAGAATCCTCCAAAAATTCTCTGGTATTCTGAACAGGCCTGGGGCCGGGCTGAACCCAGCGAACCAAAACCGGTGGCAAATGTGATTGAAACCCAAAGATTCAGCTTTGAAGTTATTGAAACGCCTGGTCATAGCCCTGATCATGTAGCGCTTGTTGAAAAAAACGAGGGGTGGGTATTTTCAGGGGACCTGTTCATAGACAGGCGGCTTTCGGTCGCTGGTCCCGGCATGAATGTCTCGGACATGCTCGCGTCCATGAAAAAGCTCATTGATTTGATGGACGATGATTCAATGCTGTTTACATCACTGAGAACGGTAAGACGTGATGGTCGAAAAACCTTGCAGGATTTTATTCTACGGTTCGAGAGACTGAGGGAGGATGCGCGAGCGCTTCGCTCCAGGGGGCTGGAAGTTCGTGAGATAGTAGACAAAATATTCGGCGGCGAGAGCATGTTCGCCGCTATAACAAACGATTTGTTTTCATCAGCCAATCTTGTCAGGCTTCTCCTGGAAGATTAA
- the bcp gene encoding thioredoxin-dependent thiol peroxidase gives MAKLSAGDIAPDFSLTDQNNNLVKLDAYKGKKLLVYFYPKADTSGCTKQACNVRDSLQELGSLNVSAIGISPDKPDKQKKFDEKYSLGFPLLSDSGNLVAKSYGAWGEKKMYGKSYEGIIRSAFLIDENGKIINAWYKVSPGETASNVLKALSH, from the coding sequence ATGGCCAAATTGAGCGCCGGCGATATAGCGCCCGACTTCTCGTTAACCGATCAGAACAACAACCTTGTAAAGCTGGACGCCTACAAAGGGAAAAAACTGCTTGTGTACTTTTATCCCAAGGCCGACACTTCAGGTTGTACGAAACAGGCCTGTAACGTGCGAGACTCTTTACAGGAATTAGGCTCACTCAATGTATCGGCCATAGGAATAAGTCCGGATAAGCCTGACAAACAAAAAAAGTTTGATGAAAAATACTCTCTGGGTTTTCCGCTACTGTCCGACTCCGGCAATTTGGTCGCAAAGTCTTATGGGGCTTGGGGGGAGAAGAAAATGTATGGAAAGAGCTATGAAGGGATAATCCGTTCCGCTTTTCTGATTGATGAAAATGGAAAAATTATCAACGCATGGTATAAGGTTAGCCCAGGAGAAACAGCTTCTAATGTTCTGAAAGCTCTCTCCCACTAA
- the obgE gene encoding GTPase ObgE, with product MKFVDQARIKVVSGKGGNGCISFRREAFVPKGGPDGGDGGKGADVIILADESLNTLLDCQYQQLYRGSKGSDGKGKNQTGRSAEDLVIRVPPGTQIFDTETDELVSDLDEPGSSVIVAKGGRGGQGNTRFATSRNQAPRRAQPGGPAEEKELRLELKLIADVGLVGLPNSGKSTLISRVSNARPKIADYPFTTKVPGLGVVRAPDGKDFVMADIPGLIEGAHEGAGMGDRFLRHIERTRILLHLIDPSPSVEPPAIERFGVIMTELGSYGCDLSSRPMIVVITKMDIPENKTASEELSKNIESQGLIVKLISAISGEGVRDLLFEVSKTLKASG from the coding sequence GTGAAGTTTGTTGATCAAGCGCGCATTAAAGTAGTGTCGGGTAAAGGAGGCAACGGCTGCATCAGTTTCCGCAGAGAAGCTTTCGTACCTAAAGGTGGCCCGGACGGCGGCGATGGAGGCAAAGGAGCCGATGTAATTATTCTTGCCGATGAATCGCTGAATACCCTTCTAGATTGCCAATATCAGCAGTTGTATCGTGGAAGCAAAGGCTCGGACGGAAAGGGCAAAAACCAAACCGGCCGATCCGCTGAGGACCTTGTTATTCGGGTGCCGCCTGGAACCCAGATATTTGACACTGAAACTGATGAGCTTGTGAGCGACCTCGATGAGCCCGGCAGTTCAGTGATTGTGGCCAAAGGCGGACGAGGGGGACAAGGCAACACAAGGTTCGCGACTTCAAGGAATCAGGCCCCCAGACGTGCCCAACCCGGTGGCCCTGCAGAAGAAAAAGAACTAAGACTCGAACTCAAACTTATAGCTGACGTTGGCCTCGTCGGTTTGCCTAACAGTGGCAAATCAACTTTAATTTCCAGGGTCAGCAACGCAAGGCCCAAAATCGCGGATTACCCGTTTACCACTAAAGTTCCCGGACTGGGTGTGGTTCGAGCCCCTGACGGCAAGGATTTTGTCATGGCCGATATTCCGGGTCTGATAGAAGGCGCGCATGAAGGAGCGGGCATGGGGGATCGTTTCCTGAGACATATTGAACGCACCCGCATTCTTTTACACCTTATAGATCCCAGTCCGTCTGTTGAGCCTCCGGCGATCGAGCGATTCGGCGTCATAATGACTGAACTCGGTTCTTATGGCTGTGATTTGTCGTCAAGACCCATGATAGTGGTGATCACTAAAATGGATATCCCAGAGAATAAAACAGCTTCAGAGGAACTATCCAAAAATATTGAGTCACAAGGCTTGATTGTTAAACTAATTTCCGCGATATCGGGAGAAGGGGTAAGAGACCTTCTGTTTGAAGTTTCAAAAACGCTTAAAGCCTCAGGATAG
- the proB gene encoding glutamate 5-kinase encodes MKLLEIRKSVVSRARRIVVKLGSSVVTTDKGLDRKIIRGLADEICNYKKSGKEFIIVSSGAVAAGVRRMSLKEGARTIPQKQAAASVGQTRLMAAYDDAFSRHSARVGQMLLTRDDLTHRQRYLNARNTLMTLLSWGVTPIINENDTVVVDEIKLGDNDNLSALVAVLASADLLLTLTDMEGLMDCDPRVNANACLIQMVEDLTPEILGHAGGSSSSIGRGGMASKLEAADKVRMSGIPMIIAKGKTPHLINRVLEGAMIGTLILPAKEKISARKHWIRYNLQPEGDLYVDTGAAKAITKKGKSLLPIGVTRIEGEFEDGSAVRILNLQGCALAIGLINYSSEEMCKIIGRQTPEIDWVLGYRRNDEAVHADNLVLL; translated from the coding sequence ATGAAACTCTTAGAAATAAGAAAAAGCGTCGTTTCACGCGCCCGGCGGATCGTGGTAAAACTTGGTTCAAGCGTTGTCACTACTGATAAGGGACTTGACCGCAAAATCATCAGGGGACTCGCTGACGAAATTTGTAATTATAAAAAGAGTGGAAAGGAATTCATAATTGTTTCCTCAGGCGCCGTAGCCGCCGGTGTGCGTCGGATGTCACTCAAGGAGGGAGCCCGAACTATTCCGCAAAAACAGGCCGCTGCGTCTGTAGGCCAAACCCGGCTAATGGCCGCATATGATGACGCTTTTTCAAGACACTCCGCTCGTGTTGGTCAAATGCTGCTGACTCGAGACGATCTGACGCACAGACAACGCTATCTCAACGCCAGAAACACCCTTATGACACTCCTGTCCTGGGGCGTCACACCCATAATAAATGAGAACGACACGGTTGTTGTTGATGAAATAAAATTGGGGGACAACGACAATCTTTCGGCTCTTGTGGCCGTGCTTGCCTCAGCGGACCTGCTCCTAACACTGACTGATATGGAAGGGCTTATGGACTGCGATCCACGAGTCAACGCTAACGCATGCCTTATACAAATGGTCGAAGATCTTACGCCCGAGATTCTCGGGCACGCCGGCGGCTCTTCATCCTCCATAGGTAGGGGCGGCATGGCGTCGAAGCTTGAAGCCGCCGATAAAGTTCGAATGTCCGGAATTCCAATGATAATAGCCAAAGGTAAGACTCCCCACCTGATAAACCGGGTGCTTGAAGGGGCTATGATAGGAACGCTTATCCTGCCTGCGAAAGAAAAAATATCGGCCCGTAAACACTGGATACGGTATAACCTTCAGCCTGAAGGGGATCTATATGTGGACACCGGGGCGGCAAAAGCGATTACAAAAAAGGGGAAAAGCCTTCTGCCGATTGGCGTGACTCGAATCGAGGGTGAGTTTGAGGACGGCTCCGCTGTTCGAATATTGAATCTTCAGGGCTGCGCCCTCGCCATTGGTTTAATAAACTATTCATCGGAAGAGATGTGCAAAATCATTGGCAGACAAACACCCGAGATCGATTGGGTACTCGGTTATCGTCGTAACGATGAAGCTGTACACGCGGACAATCTTGTTCTGCTCTGA
- a CDS encoding efflux RND transporter periplasmic adaptor subunit — MNLKPRTILVLTTLVGVLVAVIATGNLPERGNPESQGKQLSKSDHDPNEAKEDPNHKLIKMSESVIKEEGITISSACPGKLRVTVDLPGQVVINADRMAHIVPRMGGIVIDVRKKAGDQVEAGEVMAVMESRELADAKAKYLAAMKRLDLATSNFKRFEMLWEKVAIPEKQYIEIKTARDEAEIEKDSAEQRLRALGFTEKFLQKLPSEPPDSLSRYEITSPFQGTVIQKHITLGEMLKDDTNAFVVADLSTVWVNVQVYPKDLPNIRSGQRVVMSIGAGVPDIQGSVDYVEPFVGDNTRSAIARVVLRNPDGKLRPGLFVSAKVSIEDVDVSVLVPKAALKNVDNKSVAFVREQEGFEPRFVKTGRADGEHVEIVSGLQSGEQFASDGSFLLKAELGKSDVADDH, encoded by the coding sequence ATGAATCTTAAACCAAGGACGATCTTAGTCCTGACTACACTGGTAGGTGTCCTTGTAGCCGTTATTGCAACCGGCAATTTGCCGGAAAGAGGGAATCCTGAATCCCAAGGAAAACAGCTCAGCAAGAGTGATCATGATCCTAACGAAGCAAAGGAAGACCCAAATCATAAGCTTATTAAAATGTCTGAATCGGTGATCAAAGAAGAGGGCATAACTATTAGCTCCGCATGTCCTGGAAAGCTCCGGGTAACAGTTGATCTTCCCGGCCAGGTTGTAATCAACGCTGATCGCATGGCCCATATAGTCCCACGCATGGGCGGCATAGTAATTGATGTCCGCAAAAAGGCAGGAGACCAGGTTGAGGCCGGAGAGGTAATGGCTGTTATGGAAAGCAGGGAATTGGCGGACGCCAAAGCTAAATACCTTGCCGCTATGAAGAGGCTAGACCTTGCAACAAGCAATTTTAAAAGGTTTGAGATGCTGTGGGAAAAGGTAGCCATCCCTGAAAAACAGTATATTGAGATCAAGACCGCTAGAGACGAAGCAGAAATAGAAAAAGATTCAGCCGAACAACGACTACGCGCTTTGGGATTTACAGAGAAATTCTTACAAAAACTGCCCAGCGAACCGCCCGACTCTCTGTCGAGATATGAAATAACATCTCCTTTCCAGGGGACAGTGATCCAGAAACACATAACCTTGGGTGAAATGCTCAAAGATGATACCAACGCTTTTGTGGTAGCCGATCTCAGTACTGTGTGGGTTAACGTGCAAGTTTACCCGAAAGATCTTCCTAATATCAGGAGCGGACAGAGGGTTGTAATGTCTATCGGCGCCGGTGTCCCTGATATTCAAGGCAGTGTGGATTATGTAGAACCATTTGTCGGGGACAACACCCGATCCGCTATTGCAAGAGTGGTCCTCCGAAACCCTGATGGAAAATTGCGCCCCGGCCTTTTTGTTTCAGCAAAAGTTTCGATTGAGGATGTAGATGTTTCCGTACTAGTTCCAAAGGCTGCATTAAAGAATGTCGATAATAAATCCGTAGCATTTGTACGCGAACAGGAGGGGTTTGAACCCCGATTCGTAAAGACCGGTCGGGCAGATGGCGAACATGTTGAAATTGTTTCAGGACTTCAGTCTGGTGAACAGTTCGCGTCCGATGGATCCTTTCTCCTCAAAGCGGAGCTGGGAAAAAGCGATGTCGCTGATGATCACTAA
- a CDS encoding CusA/CzcA family heavy metal efflux RND transporter yields the protein MLEKVMKFSVEHRYLVLIGVVCVAIIGLFSLQRLPIDAVPDITPVQVQVNTEFPGFSPIDIEKQITFPVENALAGIPGLVYTRSLSRNGFSQVVAIFRDDVSIYFARQQVNERLVEARRNLPAGAEPKMGAITTGLGEVHVWTVGYSHPDGKGANIKDGLAGWQSDGSYLTPDGQRLVTILEQTAYLRTVEDWIIRPQLKSVEGVADVDAIGGFVKKYHVQPDPMKLFSYGLTFQDLIEAIRRNNISSGSGYIEHQGEAYVVRADARISDETQIGDIVVSTRSGAPIHMHDVATVAIGKELRTGSASFNGNEAVIGTAWMLIGANSRTVAASVSDKLDKINQNLPPDIAAKPVLSRTKLVDATIATVRTNLTEGAILVIVVLFILLGNIRAAVITALAVPLSMLMAFTGMVQLHVSGNLMSLGAIDFGLIVDGAVIIVENCLRRLGERQHEFGRVLTLPERLNEVVVAGKEMIQPSVFGQAIIITVYIPILSLTGIEGKMFHPMATTVILALVSAFVISLTVVPAMVAVFISGRVKEDKNILIKMAERVYEPTLKFALLHRYLVVTGGIACFVLSLLLFGRLGQEFIPTLDEKDICVQPMRIPSTSLTQSTEMQLKVEKALLRFPEVALVYSKTGTAEMASDPMPPNVSDTFVILKPQEQWPNPGELKSSLIERIESALEKLPGAKYEFTQPIQMRFNELIAGVRSDVAIKVYGDKFEEMARTAQSIARVVEKIPGAADVKVEQTEGLPAVDIDVDRAAISRYGLSAADVQEVTAIGVGGRDAGLVFEGDRRFDIVVRLSENLRNDVSALENLPVPLPPQGVSSQYPNLGSTDNITNQAVGRNFLPLKEVAKVRTTEGVNQISRENGKRRIVVQTNVRGRDLGSFVAEAQQTINEQVKIPPGQWLDWGGQFENLLAARKRLSIVVPLSLILIFLLLFSAFNSVKDALLVFTGIPLGLTGGILSLWLRGMPFSITAAVGFIALAGVAVLNGLVMVTLINQLCKDGNSTYQAIVQGSLRRLRPVLMTALVASLGFVPMALSTGTGAEVQRPLATVVIGGLISSTGLTLLVLPALYRIFQRDNDLKEASS from the coding sequence ATGCTTGAAAAAGTTATGAAATTCTCTGTCGAACACAGGTACCTCGTTTTGATTGGAGTTGTCTGCGTTGCCATCATTGGCTTGTTCTCGTTGCAGAGGCTTCCGATCGACGCCGTACCGGACATTACTCCTGTCCAGGTTCAAGTCAACACAGAGTTCCCGGGGTTCTCCCCAATAGACATAGAAAAGCAGATCACGTTTCCTGTTGAGAACGCACTGGCGGGCATCCCTGGGCTTGTTTATACCAGATCGTTGTCGAGAAACGGATTTTCTCAGGTTGTCGCTATCTTTCGTGACGATGTGAGTATTTATTTTGCGCGACAGCAAGTGAATGAGAGGCTGGTTGAAGCCCGAAGGAACCTTCCAGCGGGCGCTGAACCAAAGATGGGGGCAATCACTACCGGGCTTGGAGAAGTTCATGTTTGGACCGTTGGCTACAGCCATCCCGATGGGAAAGGGGCGAACATCAAGGACGGTTTAGCCGGTTGGCAGAGCGACGGATCATACTTGACCCCTGATGGCCAGAGACTCGTTACCATCCTTGAGCAAACGGCCTACCTCAGAACGGTTGAAGACTGGATTATTCGTCCTCAGCTCAAGAGCGTTGAAGGAGTTGCTGATGTAGACGCCATAGGCGGTTTTGTCAAAAAATATCATGTCCAACCGGACCCAATGAAGCTCTTTTCATACGGATTAACATTTCAAGATTTGATTGAGGCGATAAGGCGTAACAACATCAGTTCCGGATCAGGGTATATTGAACATCAAGGGGAAGCTTACGTTGTCCGTGCGGACGCCAGGATTTCAGACGAGACCCAAATTGGGGATATCGTGGTAAGCACCAGGTCAGGCGCCCCGATCCACATGCATGATGTCGCTACCGTTGCGATAGGAAAGGAACTCCGTACCGGCAGCGCAAGCTTTAATGGAAATGAAGCGGTAATCGGCACAGCCTGGATGCTGATCGGGGCAAACAGCCGGACAGTGGCGGCATCCGTTTCGGACAAATTGGACAAGATCAACCAAAACCTTCCCCCCGACATTGCGGCCAAGCCGGTTCTGAGCAGAACCAAACTGGTGGATGCAACCATTGCTACTGTGCGTACGAATCTCACCGAAGGCGCAATCTTGGTCATAGTCGTCTTGTTTATTCTCCTGGGAAACATTAGGGCTGCTGTCATAACTGCGCTTGCAGTCCCTCTTTCCATGCTTATGGCGTTTACCGGTATGGTCCAGTTGCACGTAAGCGGAAACCTTATGAGCTTAGGGGCCATAGACTTCGGCTTAATCGTCGATGGGGCCGTGATCATAGTAGAAAACTGTCTACGACGTTTAGGAGAAAGACAACATGAATTTGGAAGAGTTCTGACTCTCCCTGAGCGTCTCAACGAAGTCGTGGTCGCCGGCAAAGAAATGATTCAGCCCTCCGTGTTTGGTCAAGCTATCATTATCACGGTCTACATTCCGATTCTGTCACTTACTGGGATTGAAGGCAAAATGTTTCACCCTATGGCGACAACTGTCATTCTTGCTCTTGTCTCAGCATTTGTAATTTCCTTGACCGTCGTCCCTGCCATGGTGGCCGTGTTCATATCGGGTAGGGTGAAAGAAGACAAAAACATACTCATCAAAATGGCTGAACGTGTTTACGAACCTACTCTGAAGTTTGCCTTGCTTCATCGTTACCTGGTGGTCACCGGAGGAATAGCCTGTTTCGTTTTATCGCTGTTACTCTTTGGGCGTCTTGGACAAGAATTTATTCCTACTCTTGACGAAAAAGATATCTGCGTCCAGCCCATGCGTATACCTAGCACAAGCTTGACTCAATCTACTGAAATGCAACTAAAGGTAGAAAAAGCCCTTTTACGATTTCCAGAAGTCGCATTAGTTTACTCCAAGACAGGTACGGCCGAAATGGCGTCAGACCCTATGCCGCCAAATGTTTCGGACACCTTTGTTATTCTAAAGCCTCAAGAGCAATGGCCCAATCCGGGCGAGCTGAAAAGCAGCTTGATAGAGCGGATCGAAAGCGCATTGGAAAAGCTGCCGGGAGCTAAATACGAGTTTACACAGCCGATACAGATGCGCTTCAATGAGCTGATCGCAGGTGTCCGTAGTGACGTGGCCATCAAGGTTTATGGAGATAAATTTGAAGAAATGGCGCGAACTGCCCAGTCTATTGCTCGTGTTGTCGAGAAAATTCCCGGCGCCGCTGATGTGAAAGTGGAACAGACAGAAGGCTTACCGGCAGTTGATATAGACGTAGATAGGGCTGCGATCTCCCGTTATGGTCTCAGCGCCGCTGATGTTCAGGAAGTAACCGCGATTGGTGTAGGCGGGAGAGATGCGGGTTTGGTTTTTGAAGGTGATCGACGATTTGACATCGTAGTCCGGTTGTCTGAAAATCTCAGAAATGACGTTTCCGCTTTAGAGAATCTTCCCGTACCGTTGCCTCCTCAAGGTGTATCTTCGCAGTATCCAAATTTGGGTTCCACGGATAATATCACGAATCAAGCCGTCGGACGAAACTTCTTACCCCTGAAAGAAGTCGCTAAGGTTCGTACGACGGAAGGGGTGAACCAAATCAGTCGAGAAAACGGCAAGCGTCGAATTGTGGTTCAGACAAATGTTAGAGGTCGTGATCTGGGATCTTTCGTAGCGGAGGCGCAGCAAACAATTAATGAGCAGGTAAAGATACCACCAGGCCAATGGTTGGATTGGGGTGGACAGTTTGAGAACCTTCTTGCCGCCAGGAAACGCCTGAGCATCGTTGTGCCTTTGAGCCTCATCCTGATTTTCCTGCTATTGTTCAGCGCTTTTAACTCGGTAAAGGATGCATTGCTCGTGTTCACAGGTATTCCTTTGGGATTGACGGGAGGTATATTATCGTTGTGGCTGCGTGGAATGCCTTTTTCAATAACAGCGGCAGTGGGTTTCATAGCATTGGCCGGCGTCGCCGTGCTTAACGGATTGGTCATGGTCACTCTCATCAACCAGTTATGCAAAGACGGTAACTCCACTTATCAAGCTATTGTCCAAGGGTCTCTCCGTCGGCTGAGGCCAGTGCTTATGACAGCCCTGGTCGCCTCTTTGGGGTTTGTGCCTATGGCTCTGTCCACAGGAACCGGGGCTGAGGTGCAGCGTCCTTTGGCTACCGTAGTCATCGGCGGGTTGATTTCAAGTACTGGCCTTACTCTGTTGGTACTGCCCGCTCTTTACAGGATTTTTCAACGTGACAATGACCTGAAAGAGGCTTCATCATAA